One Pomacea canaliculata isolate SZHN2017 linkage group LG9, ASM307304v1, whole genome shotgun sequence DNA segment encodes these proteins:
- the LOC112572877 gene encoding uncharacterized protein LOC112572877 isoform X1, with amino-acid sequence MAFVVEASVLFIVGELFTFVGAASIPSKGEEAPWCSLVVSPQSVGSMECEFTEDVKFMQVDFYHLNSTGPPAIAMSCDANRCLPNAEFSDMLRDEALPTTRVLSLVVHGVSEASAGRYRCQAQAVSNSLTVEGKCSFRFINNEKRGLEILYVLFILPVLLILAVVVTACLVCKRKSWALWRRPSLCQEDTGTGPTVKPLVSQDGKDSADEEKVMMNDKDDKGDNESAYQNKESYLTREGQKK; translated from the exons ATGGCGTTTGTCGTCGAAGCTTCTGTCCTTTTTATCGTTGGTGAACTCTTTACTTTCGTCGGTGCAGCTTCCATCCCCAGCAAGGGAGAGGAAG CCCCATGGTGCAGTCTGGTGGTGTCTCCACAGTCTGTAGGCTCCATGGAGTGCGAATTCACTGAGGACGTCAAGTTCATGCAGGTGGATTTTTATCACCTTAATTCTACTGGTCCTCCAG CAATTGCCATGTCATGTGACGCAAACAGATGTCTTCCAAACGCCGAATTTTCAGACATGCTGAGAGATGAAGCACTGCCCACTACAAGGGTACTGTCACTAGTGGTACACGGGGTATCTGAGGCATCCGCTGGAAGGTATCGATGTCAAGCGCAGGCTGTAAGCAACTCCCTGACAGTGGAGGGAAAATGTTCCTTTCGATTTATAAATAACG AGAAGAGAGGCTTGGAAATTCTGTATGTTCTCTTCATCCTGCCGGTATTGCTAATATTGGCCGTTGTGGTCACAGCGTGCTTGGTCTGTAAAAGAAAGTCCTGGGCTCTTTG GAGAAGGCCGAGTTTGTGTCAGGAGGACACCGGAACTGGCCCCACAGTCAAGCCGCTGGTAAGTCAGGACGGCAAGGACAGTGCTGACGAAGAAAAGGTCATGATGAACGACAAAGATGATAAAGGAGATAATGAAAGTGCATACCAGAACAAGGAGTCGTACCTAACGAGGGAAGGTCAAAAGAAATGA
- the LOC112572877 gene encoding uncharacterized protein LOC112572877 isoform X2, which produces MAFVVEASVLFIVGELFTFVGAASIPSKGEEAPWCSLVVSPQSVGSMECEFTEDVKFMQVDFYHLNSTGPPDMLRDEALPTTRVLSLVVHGVSEASAGRYRCQAQAVSNSLTVEGKCSFRFINNEKRGLEILYVLFILPVLLILAVVVTACLVCKRKSWALWRRPSLCQEDTGTGPTVKPLVSQDGKDSADEEKVMMNDKDDKGDNESAYQNKESYLTREGQKK; this is translated from the exons ATGGCGTTTGTCGTCGAAGCTTCTGTCCTTTTTATCGTTGGTGAACTCTTTACTTTCGTCGGTGCAGCTTCCATCCCCAGCAAGGGAGAGGAAG CCCCATGGTGCAGTCTGGTGGTGTCTCCACAGTCTGTAGGCTCCATGGAGTGCGAATTCACTGAGGACGTCAAGTTCATGCAGGTGGATTTTTATCACCTTAATTCTACTGGTCCTCCAG ACATGCTGAGAGATGAAGCACTGCCCACTACAAGGGTACTGTCACTAGTGGTACACGGGGTATCTGAGGCATCCGCTGGAAGGTATCGATGTCAAGCGCAGGCTGTAAGCAACTCCCTGACAGTGGAGGGAAAATGTTCCTTTCGATTTATAAATAACG AGAAGAGAGGCTTGGAAATTCTGTATGTTCTCTTCATCCTGCCGGTATTGCTAATATTGGCCGTTGTGGTCACAGCGTGCTTGGTCTGTAAAAGAAAGTCCTGGGCTCTTTG GAGAAGGCCGAGTTTGTGTCAGGAGGACACCGGAACTGGCCCCACAGTCAAGCCGCTGGTAAGTCAGGACGGCAAGGACAGTGCTGACGAAGAAAAGGTCATGATGAACGACAAAGATGATAAAGGAGATAATGAAAGTGCATACCAGAACAAGGAGTCGTACCTAACGAGGGAAGGTCAAAAGAAATGA